DNA sequence from the Nitrospirota bacterium genome:
ACTCGATATCGATCCGGTACTGGGTCCGTGAGAGGAAGGGCCCCCGGCATATCCGCTGTCCGTCCGGGGGCGCGGAGAGCTCGTGCTCCTGGCGGTCGAGAAGCTCCCGCAAGATACGGCGCGGGATGCGGTGGCGCTCCGAGGGGTATATGAAGCCGAAGAGGATGAGATGAACGAGCAGGACCTGCCAGTGCGGCTCGAACCGGCGGAGGAGGCGGTCCCAGTCGAGCCGTTCGGCGAGTGCCCGCAGGAGATGGGCCACGTCGGCGCCGTCGTAACGCTCGCGCTCCTTGATGAACGCCTTCTGTACGATAATCTCCTCGGCAGGGCATATCCTGACGGGTATCCCCAGTATCTCGTCATCGCCGGCAAAGGCGAACCACTCGTCGTCCACCACGCTCGTCCCGTTGCCTGAATTGAAGATCACGTCGATAAAGTAGTTTCCGAAAAAGATCTTCCCGAGCCAGTACTCCGACGTAATTTCGGTCTCGTACCCCTCGGAGGAGAAGACCTTCAGGAGGGCCTCCACCTCCCCGGGCCGGGCGAAGAGGTCGAGGTCCTTGGTATCCCGCGATATGCCGGTGTAGCTCTTCAGGGCATAGGCGCCGCCCACGAGGTAGGGGACTTTCGACTTGTTGGCCATCGTCAGCGCCTTGTAATACACCTCGCGCGCCGACGGTCCGGGGTCGTTCCTGAGATGGTCACACTCTTTCATGGCCGCTCCTTTTCCCTTTTCCTCAGGTCAGGCTCTGGCACGAGACCGAAGCACTTGACCCCGACGTGCGCTCGCCTGCCTGTACCTCGATCAATTTGAAGGGCGGCCGGTCGGGGAAGGAGCGGTGCAGCAGCGGCATCGCTACATTGTAGACCGGGATATCTCCCCGCGTGCGTCCCTCGAGACTCCCTGCGTGCGCATGGCCGTGGAACGCTGCGGTCACCTGGTACCGGTTGAGCGGCTCCTCGAAGCGGCTCGAACCGAGGAAGGGAAATATTTCGGGGTGCTCTCCCTCTACGGTCGCACGGATCGGGGAGTAGTGGAGCAGCGCGATCCGTTCCGTGGTATGCAGCTTCGCCAGCGCGGAATCGAGCCTGAGCGCATCGTCGATCGCCGCCTGGACAAAGTGCTTGATGATCTCTTCTCCCCAGGGCTGCAGCATCCTGTTGGTAAAGCCCCCGGCAAATCCCTTGACCCCCACGAACCCGATGCCGTTGAACTCGCAGGCGGTGCCGTCGAGCAGCGTCACCCCGGCGTCGCGGAGTATCGCTTCGACTTCGGCGCTCCTGCCGCTCTCGTGATCGTGATTGCCGAGCACGGCGATGATCGGGACTTTTACGTACGAGGTGAGGTCCTTCGCCAGGACACGCGCTTCGTCCGGCATGCCGGTGTCGGTGATATCACCGCAGAGCAGGAAGATATCGGCGCTGTCGGTGACCTGGGTAAAGACCTTCTGGAGCGACCCCTGGGATGTCTTGGTGTAGTGGATGTCGGCGACTGCCGCGATGAGTACGGTGTTTTTTACTGTCTTCACGGTATTGTTTCACCTCTGCCGTTGATGTCGTGATGACGGTTGTGCCGATGAGCGAGAAAGGGACAAGAGGGGCGGAATGAAGCTCGGGCGCGGTTTCTATTTCAAAATTAGCATGATATGCAGCCGCCGTCAACCGGAAAATGCCGTTGCCGGGCAGGGCGCAGCAAGACGCCTGCCGCCTCTGGATTGCGTCACCGCTCAAACAGTGCGACTATTTAGAGAGGCGGGCATGTACTGCTGCAGTAAAGAGAACGGGAGGGGCGGCATGAGGGAGAACGATGAAGCGGAGCGGCAGAAGCTGGATGAGGAGCGCAACGCGGTAGTGAGCCAGCTCGAAGAGTGGCTCGAGGTCCCCATGATCGTGCTGGGGTTTCTCTGGCTCGTCCTGCTGGTCATCGACCTGCTGCGGGGATTGAGCCCCTTTCTCGCCCTGGTGAACACTATCGTATGGGCGCTCTTCATCCTCGACTTCGCGGTGGAATTCATGCTCGCTCCCCGCAAGGGAGCCTACATGAAGCGCAACTGGATCACCGCGCTGTCGCTCACCGTGCCCGCCTTGCGCATCATCCGCATCGCACGCGCCCTGCGCGTGATGAAGCTGCTCAGAGGTGCCCGCGGGCTCAGGCTCCTGCGGTTCATCACCTCTCTCAACAGGGGCATGCGCACACTCCGGAGGACGATGGGCCGCCGGGGATTCGGCTATGTACTGCTGCTCACCCTGATCATTACCGTTACCGGCGCTGCGGGCATGTATTCCTTCGAGAAGGGCGCGCCGGCCGAGGCGGGCTTCAAGGATTACGGCACCGCCCTCTGGTGGACAGCCATGATCATGACCACCATGGGCTCCCAATACTGGCCCGCGACCCCCGAAGGCAA
Encoded proteins:
- a CDS encoding metallophosphoesterase, yielding MKTVKNTVLIAAVADIHYTKTSQGSLQKVFTQVTDSADIFLLCGDITDTGMPDEARVLAKDLTSYVKVPIIAVLGNHDHESGRSAEVEAILRDAGVTLLDGTACEFNGIGFVGVKGFAGGFTNRMLQPWGEEIIKHFVQAAIDDALRLDSALAKLHTTERIALLHYSPIRATVEGEHPEIFPFLGSSRFEEPLNRYQVTAAFHGHAHAGSLEGRTRGDIPVYNVAMPLLHRSFPDRPPFKLIEVQAGERTSGSSASVSCQSLT
- a CDS encoding ion transporter, which produces MRENDEAERQKLDEERNAVVSQLEEWLEVPMIVLGFLWLVLLVIDLLRGLSPFLALVNTIVWALFILDFAVEFMLAPRKGAYMKRNWITALSLTVPALRIIRIARALRVMKLLRGARGLRLLRFITSLNRGMRTLRRTMGRRGFGYVLLLTLIITVTGAAGMYSFEKGAPAEAGFKDYGTALWWTAMIMTTMGSQYWPATPEGKILCLLLAVYAFTVFGYVTAMLATFFVGLDREEEPPLEMREIEMLRQEITELRSMLRARAAPGERHEEG